TGCTTACAACGCATTAAGGCTAGCTAAAACGCTAAAAGAAAAAGGCGAAGAGGTTAGAATTTTTCTAATGAACGACGCGGTCGATCTTGCGCGAAATAGCACCAAAAAGCCGGAAAACTACGACGTAGATCTAGTAGCGATGTTAAAAGAGCTTTACGCTAGCGGCGCTATGTTAAAGGTTTGCGGTAGCTGCCAAACGAGGTGCGGTTTGCATGCTGGAGAGCCTTATTTCGAGGCTGAGGTGAAAGGCAGCATGGATATCTTGTCCGAGTGGGTTAGGCAGTGCGATCAAGCGATGACGTTTTAGAGTAGGCGAAAGAGAATTTATGAGCGTAACATTTAAGGTAAAAAATAAAAAGAAGCTTTTGGGCAGATATGAAAAGGCGCTAAGCGAGCGTGAAATTTCAGAGTTTATAGATGGATTTTGCTTTTTTAATAGCCAAAACGACGAGCCGAGCGAGCTTTCGCTAAACGAAAACGTGATGATTGCTGGCGTATGGCAAAAGAGCGCTCGTGGCTTTGAGCTAAGCTATGAAGACGGTAAATATATCGTTCGAGTCTGTACTCCAAGCGGCGTTGGCGACTGGCAGACGGCGATTTTGTTTCTTTCTAAAATTTCAGCCAAAACCGGCTCGAAAATAGAGCGCGACAATGAAGAAATTTACGATAGCGAGCAAATTTTAAAATTTGATTATGAAGCCGACATAATGTGGGGACTCGAAGCTCTAAAGGAGGCAAAAGAGAAAAATCAAACGCTTTATATCTCTGGCCTGGAGCGCGACGTGGCGTTTGACGCGGTTATGATAGATGAAATTTTTGCAAGTGCTAGCCCTGCGGCTAAATTTGATGAGATGATGAGACATGTGCAGTATCTTGACGCTTATAGTGCAAGAGAGAATTTATACGAAGATAAAGACGGAAATGAAATTTTTGGCGCGTATACGCTTAGTGAAAATTTACCGACTATCTTGCCTTACGCTCCCTCTCCTTCGTGGCAAGCGCAAGAAGTTCTAGGAGAGAGAAAGGTCTCGCGCTGGATACTTACGCTAGTAGTCGGCGTAGACGATAAGGACGCGCACGTGCTCGGCGAATGCGAATATGGCGCTTTTATGGTAAATCTGCCAAAAGAAAAATATCGCTTCATAGACGCCGCAAATATACTGGTTGAGCCGCTTAGCGAAGAAGAGATGAGAGAAATTTTTAAAAAGGTAAATGAGGCTTAGGCTTAAGTTAATAAACTGCCGAAATGAAAATTCGCCTCAGGCTTGCTTAAAAATTTAAGTCGGTTTTAAGTGTGGATTTAAACTAGTAAAAGCTAGGATTTTACCGGTATTGCCGCTTTTGGGGCTAAATTAGGCGAAATTCAATCTAAAATAATTTATGATTGCTTGGTTTAAAAAAGGATAAAAGTGAAAATTTTAAAAGCTATTTTCGCGGCAGCATCGGCGGTTTGCTATCTAAACTCGGCCGTTTTACCCGAAAGCGACTGGAGCAAAAGAGAGCTAAAAGGCGAGGTTAAGAGCATGACGGCTACGGAGTACGAATACTCAATGGATGGCTCCGGCACGCTAGAAAATACGCGCGTGAAGCGAACGGAATTTAACGAAAACGGCTATATAGTGCAAGAAACCGAGCATATAAACGGTGCGCCGAACAGCTCGGTTTTGTTTGAGTACGGCAAAGACGGGTTAGTGCGCAAAAAATATCAAGATAGCGCCGTTTATCTCTACGAATACGAATTTGACGGCGAAAATTTAGTCGCGACGGCCAAAGAGCAGCATGTGGAGGATAGATTTTACCCCCGCACGGAGAAAATTACCTACGGCAAGGACGGCAAAATGATCGCTCGGGCGGCGTATTCCGGCGGGACGCTAGTGACGGACGATAGCTACGTCTACGACGAAAAGGGCGTTTTAACGCGGATAGAAAATAATATGGAGCCGCGTCACGGCATAGAGATAAGCTTCGAGCGCAAACCAAACGGCGAATACGAAAAAATCACGCAAGCCCCAAACTCAAAATGGGTTTATTACTACGCCGCAAACGGCGACGAGATGGAGTATACGTCGGTAAATTACTTCGGCTCTGAGGCAAAAATCTGGCAAATCTTGCAGTTTAAAGACATAATGAGGGACGAGCGGGGAAATTTGACGCGTAAAACCTAGGTCAAATTTAAGCCCGCGGACAAATACTACGAAAACGGCGACATAACGGAAATCGGCCTATATAAAAAGCTTGAAATCAGCTACGAATACTACTAAAGTGAATTTTTGAGCTAAGGCTATTTTTCCGAAAAAATTTCGCCGTTTATTATAGATTTAATCGTTAAAAACCCGACTACCAAAATCGAAGCGACTAGAGCCGCAAAAGCGCCGATGCCTAAAACTAAATAAAAATCGCTTTGCGTAATTTCGTAAGCTTTTAAAAACGCTATGGAGCTAGCGGCCGTCGGGAAGGTAAAAGCCCACCATGATAGGGCGAATTTGAGTTTAATAAATCTTTTATACGAAAAAAGTATAAGCGCCGCGAAAAATACGTTGATATTAAGCAGTATCGCCGCAAAAGCGTCGAATCGCTCGGTTAGTTTTACGTATCCCAAAAACGCCATAGCCGGCGGCGCTAGCGTAATGACTAGCGTCGGGACGAATTTATCGGCTAACTTATCGAAAAAGACTAATCTGTAAAATATAACGGCAAATAAAATAATCCAGAAAAATAGCCCCAAACTAAAATAATACCAGATCGCTTGAGATTTTTCGGCTATTATCGGGATTAGCAAGTTGCCCACTACGGGGATAAACCATGCCGGATTTAGCGTCGCGATATCGAATTTTTCGTCGATCCAAAAAGAAATTACGTAAAGCGTAAAAATCGTTTGCAAGCCTAAAGTCGCGTAAAAAAGCGAGTAGTATAGTCGCGGCGCGTCTTTGTAGGCTAGAGCTAAAAGAAAAAGCGAGATGATAAATCCGCCGAAAAAATTTATCTTTATAGGGTGCGAAAATTCGGCCTTTATCTCTTCTTTAAATTTTAAAAACTTAAAGAAGTAAAACGCCGAAAGTAGGCAAAATACCGTGCAGTCTAGCGCTCTAAGCGCCGAGAATATCTCGCCGGGTAAATCAAATATCTCGCTTAGTTTCTTATAGGCCGCGCAAAGCCCTCCAAGCCCCATAGTGCCGGCAAAAAGCATAATCGGCAGCGATTTTATTTTGCTTTGCGAGTCGTTTTTCTTAACATCGTGCATTGTTTTTCTTTTCGTATTAAATTTTTATGCAATATTACCTATAATAAGGTTAAATTTTTGTAACGAAGTCACGAAAGGGCAAAATGCTAAGCAAAGAGTTAAAAGAAATTTTGCGCGAGAGGTTTACGAATAATTTCGATCTAGCAAGCGAGGATCTAAATGCGATCTTTGCTAACGCGTATCTAAAAACCGTAAAAAAGGGCGATATATTTTACTCCGGAAACGATTGCTTCGGATTTATCCTTATACTAAAAGGCGTTTTAAGGGCGTTCGTATCGTCTAGCGCAAAGGAAATAACGATATTTAGACTAACTAAAGACGAGAGTTGCGTGCTGTGCGATACGTGTTCTATAAATTCGCTAGAAAATAAAGTAAGCGTCGAAATCGAGCAAGATAGCGAGATCATCGTTATTCCGGCGCGAATTTACAAACCTCTTAAAGAAAAATATCCGAGCATTTTAAATTTTACCCTAAAAATCGTAGCCGATCGGTTTGCCAGAACCATAAACGTTATGGAGCAGGCTTTGTTTTCGCCGCTTTCGGCGCGGATTATGAATTTTTTATCCCAAAGCATCGAAAATCTAAACGAAAATTTTATAAAAATAACTCACGAAGAGCTGGCGAATCATCTAGGAAGCGCTAGAGAGGCGGTATCTAGGGTGCTAAAAGAGCTTGAGAGAAGCGGGCAAATAACGCAAAGCCGCGGCGAAATAAGGCTAGTTTCTTAAAATTCTCGTTTTAAGGTAACTTTGTTACGGAGAGAGCGGCCTTTTTTAGGTAGCATTTCATAAACTCGTTTAAAAGGAGAATTTATGAAAGGACTGCAAAGAAGAGACGCTTTAAAGCTAATGGGGGTCGCGGGACTAGCCGCGAGTATGAGCGGTTGCTCGGCAACGGGCGGCGAAAACGACGATATAAATTCTAAAATCGTCATAATGGGCGCGGGACTTAGCGGTATCGCGTTGGCGGCTAAACTTAGAAGA
The genomic region above belongs to Campylobacter concisus and contains:
- a CDS encoding DUF4299 family protein, which encodes MSVTFKVKNKKKLLGRYEKALSEREISEFIDGFCFFNSQNDEPSELSLNENVMIAGVWQKSARGFELSYEDGKYIVRVCTPSGVGDWQTAILFLSKISAKTGSKIERDNEEIYDSEQILKFDYEADIMWGLEALKEAKEKNQTLYISGLERDVAFDAVMIDEIFASASPAAKFDEMMRHVQYLDAYSARENLYEDKDGNEIFGAYTLSENLPTILPYAPSPSWQAQEVLGERKVSRWILTLVVGVDDKDAHVLGECEYGAFMVNLPKEKYRFIDAANILVEPLSEEEMREIFKKVNEA
- a CDS encoding Crp/Fnr family transcriptional regulator, with the translated sequence MLSKELKEILRERFTNNFDLASEDLNAIFANAYLKTVKKGDIFYSGNDCFGFILILKGVLRAFVSSSAKEITIFRLTKDESCVLCDTCSINSLENKVSVEIEQDSEIIVIPARIYKPLKEKYPSILNFTLKIVADRFARTINVMEQALFSPLSARIMNFLSQSIENLNENFIKITHEELANHLGSAREAVSRVLKELERSGQITQSRGEIRLVS
- a CDS encoding SLAC1 anion channel family protein, with the protein product MHDVKKNDSQSKIKSLPIMLFAGTMGLGGLCAAYKKLSEIFDLPGEIFSALRALDCTVFCLLSAFYFFKFLKFKEEIKAEFSHPIKINFFGGFIISLFLLALAYKDAPRLYYSLFYATLGLQTIFTLYVISFWIDEKFDIATLNPAWFIPVVGNLLIPIIAEKSQAIWYYFSLGLFFWIILFAVIFYRLVFFDKLADKFVPTLVITLAPPAMAFLGYVKLTERFDAFAAILLNINVFFAALILFSYKRFIKLKFALSWWAFTFPTAASSIAFLKAYEITQSDFYLVLGIGAFAALVASILVVGFLTIKSIINGEIFSEK
- a CDS encoding DsrE/DsrF/TusD sulfur relay family protein — protein: MKKFLFILTNQPYNGTDNAYNALRLAKTLKEKGEEVRIFLMNDAVDLARNSTKKPENYDVDLVAMLKELYASGAMLKVCGSCQTRCGLHAGEPYFEAEVKGSMDILSEWVRQCDQAMTF